The proteins below are encoded in one region of Deltaproteobacteria bacterium:
- a CDS encoding PDZ domain-containing protein: protein MLIPRPDAPTRIRAIRLLPLVGLAFAVGCATAGTLPSEQAQLVVTKDALAQTGSFYLWPDRLDQRMVVGALDALEQSFDSVIFDSEEGSAEGVLTVNGESARVPLDPSFDPERYRDVLARAIRFTEQHLPDPIDPENDLEHIALRGALGALDPYSTIFSGRGSEDFRIRFEGKLSGVGARIGRRDGDLIAVRVFPGSPAEKGGLRDGDAILSIDGDPTQPLSVEDAVSRIRGRAGTPISLGVVRGSDPKQRLDVSIIRGEVMIPSVESRTLQGAGRIGYAQIYQVSRETAQEFRERVSELGPLDGLVLDMRGNTGGSMVAAAQLVDQFLDSHTIVRTVTRDGLPPDARSRISADPAIEFDMPLSILVDPQTASAAEIISGALEPLGNVTIIGQTTYGKGLVQQVMPMKDENLLKLTVAEYLLSDDRAINQKGVEPRIRLFPVAASRLGSLANVPAGAVPYVRGAGEDDAFPVEVGAILLREPGERGLARVRAQAYENIAKHLEPLGVRWSARRGADDSALPLPLGVAVQAPTLVSGEAGTVRITVSNPNDFALPDVWLALDAGALYLDNKIAGLGELAARDSVTTEIELLPPDGISVEHHPIDLLVASGDRPLLKQRSVLDVSVQPPEFEIEVERLSEAEARLTLTNRGRHAARGLTIAVSGATRSFEVLEPGAHEQITLPLAAKPKTIVIAQLGPWAQRRIEVPIPETRVSYTPPEVVIDEQSENLGLRARTDVGLRDGWISVDLQKRAWSDFEGARAGEIEVPLGSGEHDVVAKIETAEGVSVVDIRRVTRESAAAASR from the coding sequence ATGCTGATTCCGCGACCCGACGCACCGACCCGAATCCGCGCGATCCGACTCCTGCCGCTGGTCGGGCTGGCGTTTGCGGTCGGCTGCGCGACGGCGGGAACTCTGCCGTCGGAGCAGGCGCAGCTCGTGGTGACCAAGGACGCCCTGGCGCAGACGGGAAGCTTCTACCTTTGGCCGGACCGGCTCGACCAGCGCATGGTGGTCGGCGCGCTCGACGCACTAGAGCAGAGCTTCGACTCGGTGATCTTCGACAGCGAGGAGGGCTCCGCCGAGGGCGTGCTGACCGTGAACGGCGAGTCGGCGCGCGTGCCGCTCGACCCGAGCTTCGACCCCGAGCGCTACCGCGACGTGCTCGCGCGCGCGATCCGCTTCACCGAGCAGCACCTGCCCGACCCGATCGATCCCGAGAACGACCTCGAGCACATTGCGCTCCGCGGGGCGCTCGGCGCGCTCGATCCCTATTCGACGATCTTCTCCGGACGCGGCAGCGAGGACTTCCGGATCCGCTTCGAGGGCAAGCTCTCGGGCGTCGGCGCGCGGATCGGCCGGCGCGACGGCGACCTGATCGCGGTGCGCGTGTTCCCGGGCAGCCCGGCCGAGAAGGGCGGCCTGCGCGACGGCGACGCGATCCTGTCGATCGACGGCGACCCGACCCAGCCGCTCTCGGTCGAGGATGCCGTGAGCCGCATCCGCGGGCGCGCCGGCACGCCGATCTCGCTCGGCGTGGTGCGCGGAAGCGATCCGAAGCAGAGGCTCGACGTCTCGATCATCCGCGGCGAGGTGATGATTCCGAGCGTCGAATCGCGAACGCTCCAGGGCGCGGGACGGATCGGCTACGCGCAGATCTACCAGGTGAGCCGCGAGACCGCGCAGGAGTTCCGGGAGCGCGTCTCCGAGCTCGGCCCGCTCGACGGCCTGGTGCTCGACATGCGCGGAAACACCGGCGGCAGCATGGTCGCGGCGGCGCAGCTCGTGGACCAGTTCCTCGATTCGCACACGATCGTGCGAACGGTGACGCGCGACGGCCTGCCGCCGGACGCGCGCAGCCGGATCAGCGCCGATCCCGCGATCGAGTTCGACATGCCGCTGTCGATTCTGGTCGACCCGCAGACCGCCTCGGCGGCCGAGATCATCTCGGGCGCGCTCGAGCCGCTCGGCAACGTCACGATCATCGGCCAGACGACCTACGGCAAAGGCCTGGTGCAGCAGGTCATGCCGATGAAGGACGAGAACCTGCTGAAGCTCACCGTCGCCGAGTACCTGCTCTCGGACGACCGCGCGATCAACCAGAAGGGAGTCGAGCCGCGCATCCGCCTGTTCCCGGTCGCGGCGTCGCGCCTGGGGTCGCTGGCGAACGTGCCGGCCGGCGCGGTCCCGTACGTGCGCGGCGCGGGCGAGGACGACGCGTTTCCCGTCGAGGTCGGCGCGATCCTGCTGCGCGAGCCGGGCGAGCGCGGCCTGGCGCGCGTGCGAGCGCAGGCGTACGAGAACATCGCCAAGCACCTGGAGCCGCTCGGCGTGCGCTGGTCGGCGCGGCGCGGCGCCGACGACTCGGCGCTTCCGCTCCCGCTCGGGGTCGCCGTGCAGGCGCCGACGCTGGTCTCGGGCGAGGCGGGAACGGTTCGGATCACCGTGTCCAATCCCAACGACTTCGCGCTCCCGGACGTCTGGCTCGCGCTCGATGCCGGAGCGCTGTATCTGGACAACAAGATCGCCGGACTCGGCGAGCTCGCGGCCCGCGACTCGGTAACGACGGAGATCGAGCTCCTGCCGCCCGACGGAATTTCGGTCGAGCACCATCCGATCGATCTGCTCGTCGCCTCCGGCGACCGTCCGCTGCTGAAGCAGCGCTCGGTGCTGGACGTCTCGGTGCAGCCACCCGAGTTCGAGATCGAGGTCGAGCGGCTCTCGGAGGCCGAAGCCCGGCTCACGCTCACCAATCGCGGCCGACACGCGGCACGCGGACTCACGATCGCGGTCTCCGGCGCGACGCGCTCGTTCGAGGTGCTCGAGCCGGGCGCGCACGAGCAGATCACGCTACCGCTCGCGGCGAAGCCCAAGACGATCGTGATCGCTCAGCTCGGCCCCTGGGCGCAGCGGCGGATCGAGGTGCCGATCCCCGAGACCCGCGTGAGCTACACGCCGCCCGAGGTGGTGATCGACGAGCAGTCGGAGAACCTGGGCTTGCGCGCGCGCACCGACGTGGGGCTTCGCGACGGCTGGATCTCCGTCGATCTGCAGAAGCGCGCCTGGAGCGACTTCGAGGGCGCGCGCGCGGGCGAGATCGAGGTGCCGCTGGGCAGCGGCGAGCACGACGTCGTGGCGAAGATCGAGACCGCCGAGGGCGTCTCGGTGGTCGACATCCGCCGGGTCACAAGAGAGTCAGCTGCCGCGGCGAGTCGGTGA
- a CDS encoding DNA polymerase II: MAELGFIVHPTYRVRNGRAVVQLFGRLESGEAFLVEDERYRPYFFTHPEATRFLEAERGVEIEDSDLVDLRGAPLVRVIARQPAAIPRLREKLEAAGAVALEADIRFPYRFLIDRGLRAAVAITGESSRSDDAGLRVFRNPELVPGSARPELRVLSLDLETTPDAGRVLSAALVGAGADEVHLLATREVPGAISHADEASLLSNVAARIRALDPDVITGWNVVDFDFAVLVARASRLGVAFEIGRAPGEIGLARDGSFTRQRRAEIPGRVVLDGMALVRDASIALDDYSLETASRTLLGRGKRIAKTGGNPAREILRMYRDETAAFVAYNREDAVLVQEIIARESLLDLAVERSLLSGMQLDRVGASIASFDLLYLPELRRRGRVAPSVEREREPGRVSGGSVMDSHPGLFRNVAVFDFKSLYPSLIRSFNLDPLAHACAGADAIEAPNGARFSRSESILPEILERFAARREQAKRRGDRHADLAIKIMMNALFGVLGAPSCRFFAPEVANAITGFGRLVLERTRLAFERCEARVLYGDTDSIFVLVDEQATLERAVEIADRLRALVQADLSEQLRREWAVEPRLELELEHVYERFYQPRLRGGTQGSRKRYAGLLNGNLHVVGLEAVRRDWPEVARRLQRGMLERLFRDEPVAEFVREVVVDLLAGRLDRELVTRKALRKGAVERYTASTPAHVEAARRSKVKVGRTVAYVMTRGGPEPIGPDGELPADLDRAHYVEKVVKPIAESILCELGQSFDEVTDSPRQLTLL; encoded by the coding sequence GTGGCCGAGCTGGGCTTCATCGTGCACCCGACCTACCGCGTGCGGAACGGCCGCGCGGTCGTGCAGCTCTTCGGCCGCCTGGAGAGCGGCGAGGCGTTCCTGGTCGAGGACGAGCGCTACCGCCCGTATTTCTTCACGCACCCCGAAGCGACGCGTTTCCTCGAAGCGGAGCGCGGCGTCGAGATCGAGGACAGCGATCTGGTCGATCTGCGCGGAGCGCCGCTGGTGCGCGTGATCGCGAGGCAGCCCGCCGCGATCCCGCGCCTGCGCGAGAAGCTCGAGGCGGCCGGCGCGGTCGCGCTCGAGGCCGACATCCGCTTTCCGTACCGGTTCCTGATCGATCGCGGCTTGCGCGCGGCGGTCGCGATCACCGGTGAGTCGTCGCGCAGCGATGACGCTGGACTTCGCGTGTTTCGCAATCCCGAGCTGGTGCCGGGAAGCGCGCGCCCGGAGCTGCGCGTGCTCTCGCTCGACCTCGAGACCACCCCCGACGCGGGCCGGGTCCTCTCGGCCGCGCTGGTCGGCGCGGGCGCGGACGAGGTGCACCTGCTCGCGACGCGCGAGGTTCCGGGCGCGATCTCGCACGCCGACGAGGCTTCGCTCCTGAGCAACGTCGCCGCGCGCATCCGCGCGCTCGACCCCGACGTGATCACCGGCTGGAACGTGGTCGACTTCGACTTCGCGGTGCTGGTCGCGCGCGCATCGCGGCTTGGCGTGGCGTTCGAGATCGGCCGGGCGCCGGGCGAGATCGGACTGGCGCGCGACGGCTCGTTCACCCGTCAGCGGCGCGCGGAGATCCCCGGGCGCGTCGTGCTCGACGGAATGGCGCTGGTTCGCGACGCCTCGATCGCGCTCGACGACTACTCGCTCGAGACGGCGTCGCGAACCCTGCTCGGGCGCGGCAAGCGGATCGCGAAGACCGGCGGCAACCCGGCGCGCGAGATCCTGCGCATGTACCGCGACGAGACCGCGGCCTTCGTCGCCTACAACCGCGAGGACGCCGTCCTCGTGCAGGAGATCATCGCTCGCGAGTCGCTTCTCGATCTCGCGGTCGAGCGCAGCCTGCTAAGCGGAATGCAGCTCGACCGAGTCGGAGCGAGCATCGCCTCGTTCGATCTGCTCTACCTGCCGGAGCTGCGCCGCCGCGGCCGGGTCGCGCCGTCGGTCGAGCGCGAGCGCGAGCCGGGCCGCGTCTCGGGCGGCTCGGTCATGGACTCGCACCCCGGGCTGTTCCGGAACGTCGCGGTCTTCGACTTCAAGAGCCTGTATCCGAGCCTGATCCGGAGCTTCAACCTGGATCCTCTCGCGCACGCGTGCGCCGGCGCCGACGCGATCGAGGCGCCCAACGGCGCGCGCTTCTCGCGCTCGGAGTCGATCCTGCCCGAGATCCTGGAGCGCTTCGCCGCGCGGCGCGAGCAGGCCAAGCGGCGCGGCGATCGGCACGCCGATCTCGCGATCAAGATCATGATGAACGCGCTCTTCGGCGTGCTCGGCGCGCCGTCCTGCCGCTTCTTCGCGCCCGAGGTCGCAAACGCCATCACGGGCTTCGGCCGGCTCGTGCTCGAGCGCACGCGCCTGGCCTTCGAGCGCTGCGAGGCGCGCGTGCTCTACGGCGACACCGATTCGATCTTCGTGCTCGTCGACGAGCAGGCCACGCTCGAACGCGCCGTCGAGATCGCCGACCGGCTCCGCGCGCTGGTCCAGGCCGATCTATCGGAGCAGCTGCGCCGCGAGTGGGCGGTCGAGCCGCGGCTGGAGCTCGAGCTCGAGCACGTCTACGAGCGCTTCTACCAGCCGAGACTGCGCGGCGGCACCCAGGGCAGTCGCAAGCGCTACGCGGGGCTCTTGAACGGCAACCTGCACGTGGTCGGGCTCGAGGCCGTGCGCCGCGACTGGCCCGAGGTCGCGCGCAGGCTGCAGCGCGGCATGCTCGAGCGGCTGTTTCGCGACGAGCCGGTGGCGGAGTTCGTGCGCGAGGTGGTCGTGGATCTGCTCGCGGGTAGGCTCGATCGCGAGCTCGTGACCCGCAAGGCGCTGCGCAAAGGGGCGGTCGAGCGCTACACCGCGTCGACCCCGGCGCACGTCGAGGCGGCGCGGCGCTCGAAGGTCAAGGTCGGGCGGACCGTGGCTTACGTGATGACGCGCGGCGGACCGGAGCCGATCGGGCCCGACGGCGAGCTGCCGGCGGACCTCGACCGCGCGCACTACGTCGAGAAGGTGGTGAAGCCGATCGCGGAGTCGATCCTGTGCGAGCTCGGACAGAGCTTCGACGAGGTCACCGACTCGCCGCGGCAGCTGACTCTCTTGTGA
- a CDS encoding 5-oxoprolinase has protein sequence MAEPARWDFWIDRGGTFTDCIGRDPATGRLHVAKRLSSDRAPLEAIRELLGIAADAPIPACDIRMGTTLATNALLERKGTGFALAITRGFGDLLAIGTQARPRIFDLEIRKPEQLYREVLEIDARADANGRVLARPDPARLRAELSRLRERGFASLAVVVLHAYRAGALEREIGEAARAVGFGHVALSHEVASEIGMLARGDTACVDAYLTPLLRDYVAGLRRELPGSRIAIMQSSGGLTDASRFRGPHAILSGPAGGVVAYAHVARAMGAERAIGFDMGGTSTDVSRVEAAPAGDFEFERVYETETAGVRVFAPMLAIHTVAAGGGSLCRYDGQRFRVGPESAGATPGPLCYGHAEAAEPTITDMNVALGRLVGDRFPFPLDRVRVERALDTLEARLRAQGVLRARDEIAAGFVEIANANMAEAIRKVSVARGYDVRDHALVVFGGAGGQHACALARRLGIRRVLLHPLAGVLSAYGMGLADVSWHGEADLGRRELAPELSGELEPVFAELEARGRQALAEQGFAPERIAVLRRLDLRYRGTESALRILLGDAGRLRAEFEAAHARGFGYARSGHPVEAVVARVEVRGRHPEVSVSHESRRGSEAPAPLRRARVFCGASWAEDVPVYAREALPAGWRLRGPALVLEATGTLVVEPGFELEIDAEGRIALVDLEGEASRPKASAEVDPVRLEIMNNLFMSIAEQMGVVLRRTALSTNIRERLDFSCAVFDRDAGLVANAPHIPVHLGAMGESVRAVIEAHPDPLPGDVFVSNDPAAGGSHLPDITVVTPVHDDAGRLRFFTASRGHHSDVGGITPGSMPAFSRRLDEEGVVLRALRVVRGGVFDRAAVLAALSGARFPARNPQENLADLEAAIAANRTGARLLLDMVGRHGGEVVDTYMGFVQDNAAAKVAEEIAKLPDGEHVFRDALDDATPICVALRVRGSEMEIDFAGTGPEVDGNLNAPRAVTIAAVIYVLRALVGTDLPLNSGCLRPVTIRIPERSVLSPGPERAVCGGNVETSQRVVDVLLGALGKLAACQGTMNNLSFGNARFGYYETIGGGAGAGEGFAGASGVHTHMTNTRITDPEVLESRFPVRLVEFALRRGSGGAGRFRGGDGLVRELEFLEPMRVSILSERRVREPFGLAGGGPGARGSNSHAGRELGGKCDFDVASGERVRIETPGGGGFGAPV, from the coding sequence ATGGCCGAGCCCGCGCGGTGGGATTTCTGGATCGACCGCGGTGGAACGTTCACCGACTGCATCGGCCGCGATCCCGCGACCGGGCGGCTTCACGTCGCAAAGCGCCTATCGTCGGACCGCGCGCCGCTCGAGGCGATCCGCGAGCTTCTCGGCATCGCGGCCGACGCGCCGATTCCCGCCTGCGACATCCGCATGGGCACGACGCTCGCGACCAACGCGCTGCTCGAGCGCAAGGGCACGGGCTTCGCGCTCGCGATCACGCGCGGCTTCGGCGATCTGCTCGCGATCGGAACCCAGGCGCGGCCGCGGATCTTCGACCTCGAGATCAGAAAGCCCGAGCAGCTCTACCGCGAGGTGCTCGAGATCGACGCGCGCGCGGACGCAAACGGCCGCGTGCTCGCGCGCCCGGATCCCGCACGGCTTCGCGCCGAGCTGTCGCGGCTGCGCGAGCGCGGCTTCGCGAGCCTGGCCGTGGTGGTCCTGCACGCGTACCGGGCCGGCGCGCTCGAGCGCGAGATCGGCGAGGCCGCGCGCGCGGTCGGCTTCGGCCACGTCGCGCTCTCGCACGAGGTCGCCTCCGAGATCGGCATGCTCGCGCGCGGCGACACCGCCTGCGTCGACGCCTACCTGACGCCGCTGCTCCGCGACTACGTGGCCGGGCTGCGCAGAGAGCTTCCCGGCAGCCGGATCGCGATCATGCAGTCGAGCGGCGGGCTGACCGACGCGTCGCGCTTCCGCGGCCCGCACGCGATCCTCTCCGGACCCGCGGGCGGCGTCGTCGCTTACGCGCACGTCGCGCGGGCGATGGGCGCCGAGCGCGCGATCGGCTTCGACATGGGCGGCACCTCGACGGACGTCTCGCGCGTCGAGGCGGCGCCGGCCGGCGATTTCGAGTTCGAGCGCGTCTACGAGACCGAGACCGCCGGCGTGCGCGTGTTCGCGCCGATGCTCGCGATCCACACCGTCGCCGCGGGCGGCGGGTCGCTGTGCCGCTACGACGGCCAGCGCTTCCGCGTCGGGCCCGAGAGCGCGGGTGCGACGCCGGGGCCGCTCTGCTACGGACACGCCGAGGCAGCCGAGCCGACGATCACCGACATGAACGTCGCGCTCGGCCGGCTCGTCGGCGATCGGTTTCCGTTTCCGCTCGATCGCGTTCGAGTCGAGCGGGCGCTCGACACGCTCGAAGCGCGCCTGCGCGCGCAAGGCGTGCTGCGCGCGCGCGACGAGATCGCCGCGGGATTCGTCGAGATCGCCAACGCCAACATGGCCGAGGCGATCCGGAAGGTCTCGGTCGCGCGCGGCTACGACGTGCGCGACCACGCGCTGGTCGTGTTCGGCGGCGCCGGTGGCCAGCACGCCTGCGCGCTCGCGCGCCGGCTGGGCATCCGGCGCGTGCTGCTGCACCCGCTCGCGGGCGTGCTCTCCGCGTACGGGATGGGCCTCGCCGACGTCTCCTGGCACGGAGAGGCCGACCTCGGCCGCCGGGAGCTCGCGCCGGAATTGTCGGGCGAGCTCGAGCCCGTCTTCGCGGAGCTCGAGGCGCGCGGGCGGCAAGCGCTCGCGGAGCAGGGCTTCGCGCCGGAGCGCATCGCGGTTCTTCGCCGGCTCGACCTGCGCTACCGCGGCACGGAGTCCGCGCTTCGGATCCTGCTCGGCGACGCCGGCCGCCTGCGCGCGGAGTTCGAGGCCGCGCACGCGCGCGGCTTCGGCTATGCGCGAAGCGGCCACCCGGTCGAGGCCGTGGTGGCGCGCGTCGAGGTGCGCGGGCGACACCCGGAGGTGTCGGTCTCGCACGAGTCGCGTCGCGGCTCCGAAGCGCCCGCGCCGCTCCGCCGCGCGCGTGTCTTCTGCGGCGCGAGCTGGGCCGAGGACGTCCCGGTCTACGCGCGCGAGGCGCTTCCCGCGGGATGGCGGCTTCGCGGGCCGGCGCTGGTGCTCGAGGCGACCGGCACGCTGGTCGTCGAGCCGGGCTTCGAGCTCGAGATCGACGCCGAGGGGCGGATCGCGCTCGTCGATCTGGAGGGCGAAGCGTCGCGCCCGAAGGCGAGCGCCGAGGTCGACCCGGTGCGGCTCGAGATCATGAACAACCTGTTCATGTCGATCGCCGAGCAGATGGGCGTCGTGCTGCGGCGCACGGCGCTCTCGACGAACATCCGCGAGCGGCTCGACTTCTCCTGTGCGGTCTTCGACCGCGACGCGGGCCTGGTCGCGAACGCCCCGCACATTCCCGTGCACCTGGGCGCGATGGGCGAGTCGGTCCGCGCGGTGATCGAGGCGCACCCCGATCCGCTTCCCGGCGACGTCTTCGTGAGCAACGACCCCGCGGCCGGCGGCTCGCACCTTCCCGACATCACCGTCGTCACGCCCGTGCACGACGACGCCGGACGCTTGCGCTTCTTCACCGCCAGCCGGGGCCACCACTCCGACGTGGGCGGAATCACGCCGGGATCGATGCCTGCGTTCTCGCGCCGGCTGGACGAAGAGGGCGTCGTGCTGCGCGCGCTGCGCGTGGTGCGCGGCGGCGTGTTCGACCGGGCGGCGGTGCTCGCGGCGCTCTCGGGCGCGCGGTTCCCGGCGCGGAATCCGCAGGAGAACCTGGCCGATCTCGAGGCGGCGATCGCGGCGAACCGCACCGGCGCGCGACTCCTGCTCGACATGGTCGGGCGGCACGGCGGCGAGGTCGTGGACACCTACATGGGCTTTGTACAGGACAACGCCGCGGCAAAGGTCGCCGAGGAGATAGCGAAGCTCCCGGACGGCGAGCACGTCTTCCGCGACGCGCTCGACGACGCCACACCGATCTGCGTCGCGCTGCGAGTGCGCGGAAGTGAGATGGAGATCGACTTCGCCGGCACCGGGCCCGAGGTCGATGGCAACCTGAACGCGCCGCGCGCGGTGACGATCGCGGCGGTGATCTACGTGCTCCGCGCGCTGGTCGGAACCGACCTTCCGCTGAACTCCGGCTGCCTGCGGCCGGTGACGATCCGGATCCCCGAGCGGAGCGTGCTCTCTCCCGGACCCGAGCGCGCGGTCTGCGGCGGAAACGTCGAGACCAGCCAGCGCGTCGTCGACGTCCTGCTCGGCGCGCTCGGCAAGCTCGCCGCCTGTCAGGGCACGATGAACAACCTCTCGTTCGGCAACGCGCGCTTCGGCTACTACGAGACGATCGGGGGCGGGGCGGGGGCGGGCGAGGGCTTCGCGGGCGCGTCGGGCGTGCACACGCACATGACGAACACGCGGATCACCGATCCCGAGGTGCTCGAGAGCCGCTTCCCGGTCCGGCTGGTCGAGTTCGCGCTGCGGCGCGGGTCCGGCGGCGCCGGGCGATTCCGCGGCGGCGACGGGCTCGTGCGCGAGCTCGAGTTCCTGGAGCCGATGCGCGTCTCGATCCTGTCGGAGCGGCGCGTGCGCGAGCCGTTCGGACTGGCCGGCGGCGGGCCGGGCGCGCGCGGGAGCAACAGCCACGCGGGGCGCGAGCTCGGCGGCAAGTGCGACTTCGACGTCGCGTCCGGCGAGCGCGTCCGGATCGAGACGCCGGGCGGCGGCGGCTTCGGGGCGCCGGTCTAG
- a CDS encoding HEAT repeat domain-containing protein, whose amino-acid sequence MELRSLRACACALALLLALACERAERKGPDEAVTQPSAPTASEALGPGEARVDVDEGGVTIECQAAARGLLLEKLAREGRFELVGDLDARPLTLELRGQPIETVIAALLEDLPYRAQWRFDAKTDRHELARLEVGEIRAAGATAAATGESAAEKAKRRELADTLRQQIRERREQDRGSEEQKAELAARREERARSQADLLEQLRSSNPEMRIEAIEGLDPEGPALAALLEVLRSDPDARVREKAAEQGGEADGFLACAGLLDALGDREPAVVLRALASLEFTCDETVLPIVQKHCDPATDPAVQARCAEAIDFLQ is encoded by the coding sequence TTGGAGCTGCGATCCTTGCGCGCCTGCGCGTGCGCCCTGGCGCTGTTGCTCGCGCTCGCCTGCGAGCGGGCGGAGCGGAAGGGGCCGGACGAGGCGGTGACGCAGCCGTCGGCGCCGACCGCGAGCGAGGCGCTCGGACCTGGCGAGGCGCGCGTCGACGTCGACGAGGGCGGCGTGACGATCGAGTGCCAGGCGGCGGCGCGCGGGCTTCTGCTCGAGAAGCTCGCGCGCGAGGGTCGCTTCGAGCTGGTCGGGGATCTAGATGCGCGGCCGCTCACGCTCGAGCTGCGGGGGCAGCCGATCGAGACGGTGATCGCGGCGCTGCTCGAGGACCTGCCGTACCGCGCGCAGTGGCGTTTCGACGCGAAGACCGATCGCCACGAGCTCGCGCGCCTCGAGGTGGGCGAGATCCGGGCCGCGGGCGCGACCGCGGCCGCGACCGGCGAGAGCGCGGCCGAGAAGGCGAAGCGGCGCGAGCTCGCCGACACGCTGCGGCAGCAGATCCGCGAGCGGCGTGAGCAGGATCGCGGCAGCGAGGAGCAGAAGGCGGAGCTCGCGGCGCGGCGCGAGGAGCGCGCGCGGAGCCAGGCCGACCTGCTCGAGCAGCTGCGCAGCAGCAATCCCGAGATGCGCATCGAGGCGATCGAGGGGCTCGATCCCGAGGGGCCAGCGCTCGCGGCGCTGCTCGAGGTGCTGCGCAGCGACCCGGACGCGCGCGTGCGCGAGAAGGCGGCGGAGCAGGGCGGCGAGGCCGACGGGTTCCTGGCCTGCGCGGGTCTGCTCGACGCGCTCGGCGACCGAGAGCCGGCCGTGGTGCTGCGCGCGCTTGCCTCGCTCGAGTTCACCTGTGACGAGACGGTCCTGCCGATCGTGCAGAAACACTGCGATCCGGCCACGGATCCGGCGGTGCAGGCGCGCTGCGCGGAGGCGATCGACTTCCTGCAGTAG
- a CDS encoding acyltransferase family protein, whose translation MLYPLSYGRGPAIIGTDMELPLPLALRALSDEVDERLARIPTTLNEYGYDPFGASLDFAHTTSAIGAFLYRYYFRVETRGIEKVPDGRVLLIANHAGNTLPMDGAMLGLSMLLEAEPPRLVRAMAEFYLPRIPWWSELIHRAGAVVGTPENCARLLEREEAIMVFPEGSRGFIKPFSQRYKLQRFGTGFVRLALQTKTPIVPVGIVGSEEQSPGLVDSKALAKLIGAPAFPVTWFFPWLGLLGYLPLPVKYRIHFGDPIRFEGDANEDDEAISRHVGRVKDEISLLIEEGLALRKGWFS comes from the coding sequence ATGCTCTATCCATTGAGCTACGGGCGCGGACCGGCGATTATAGGGACAGACATGGAACTGCCACTCCCCCTCGCGCTCCGCGCGCTCTCGGACGAGGTCGACGAACGGCTCGCCCGGATTCCGACGACGCTGAACGAGTACGGCTACGACCCGTTCGGCGCGAGCCTGGACTTCGCGCACACGACCAGCGCGATCGGCGCGTTCCTGTACCGGTACTACTTCCGGGTCGAGACCCGCGGGATCGAGAAGGTCCCCGACGGGCGCGTGCTGCTGATCGCCAATCACGCCGGGAACACCCTGCCGATGGACGGCGCGATGCTCGGGCTCTCGATGCTGCTCGAGGCCGAGCCGCCGCGGCTGGTGCGCGCGATGGCGGAGTTCTACCTGCCGCGGATTCCGTGGTGGAGCGAGCTGATCCACCGCGCGGGTGCGGTGGTCGGCACGCCGGAGAACTGCGCACGCCTGCTCGAGCGCGAGGAGGCGATCATGGTCTTCCCCGAGGGCTCGCGCGGGTTCATCAAGCCCTTCTCGCAGCGCTACAAGCTGCAGCGCTTCGGCACCGGATTCGTGCGGCTCGCGCTGCAGACGAAGACGCCGATCGTCCCGGTGGGGATCGTCGGCTCCGAGGAGCAGAGCCCCGGCCTGGTCGACTCGAAGGCGCTCGCGAAGCTGATCGGCGCGCCGGCGTTTCCCGTGACCTGGTTCTTCCCGTGGCTGGGGCTGCTCGGCTACCTGCCGCTGCCGGTGAAGTACCGCATCCACTTCGGCGACCCGATCCGCTTCGAGGGCGACGCGAACGAGGACGACGAGGCGATCTCGCGCCACGTCGGGCGCGTAAAGGACGAGATCTCGCTCCTGATCGAGGAGGGGCTGGCGCTGCGCAAGGGCTGGTTCAGTTGA
- a CDS encoding alpha/beta fold hydrolase, whose product MRKLGLAAAFVLGLALIAYAAGLGIYAVASTRPRISTQPRTPDEARRSLARLGLADAYPFASRFALTPHGRMHYAEQGEGKTVLCLHGNGRWSLECAEVLRARSRSARVIAPDLVGFGLSEKPARLPADAIDAHAVDLAALVAALDLRDVQLVVSKSSAPIALRLARLAPERVRSTVIEDDSLPGPGAASRLAHTPLLGELVVQGLGALSPGLARGPYGRVQASWDERASSLALARSR is encoded by the coding sequence ATGCGCAAGCTCGGCCTCGCCGCCGCGTTCGTCCTCGGCCTCGCGCTGATCGCCTACGCGGCCGGGCTCGGCATCTACGCCGTGGCCTCGACCCGACCGCGAATCTCGACCCAGCCGCGCACGCCGGACGAGGCCCGACGCTCGCTCGCCCGGCTCGGTCTCGCGGACGCGTACCCGTTCGCGAGCCGCTTCGCGCTGACTCCGCACGGGCGCATGCACTACGCGGAGCAGGGCGAGGGGAAGACCGTGCTCTGCCTGCACGGCAACGGCCGCTGGTCGCTCGAGTGCGCCGAGGTGCTGCGCGCGCGCTCGCGAAGCGCGCGGGTGATCGCGCCCGACCTGGTCGGCTTTGGACTCTCCGAGAAGCCCGCGCGGCTGCCCGCCGACGCGATCGACGCGCACGCGGTGGACCTGGCGGCCCTGGTCGCCGCGCTCGACCTTCGCGACGTGCAGCTCGTCGTCTCGAAGTCGAGCGCGCCGATCGCGCTCCGGCTCGCGCGGCTCGCGCCCGAGCGCGTCCGCTCGACGGTGATCGAGGACGATTCGCTTCCGGGCCCCGGCGCCGCCTCGCGCCTCGCGCACACGCCGCTGCTCGGAGAGCTCGTCGTGCAGGGGCTCGGCGCCCTCTCGCCGGGCCTCGCGCGCGGGCCCTACGGCCGCGTCCAGGCCAGCTGGGACGAGCGCGCGAGCAGCCTTGCGCTCGCGCGCTCCCGCTAG